The DNA sequence CCGCAATCGCCAGTTAAAATCTATGGTCAAGAAAAAACAGCCCGGTGGTAAATCCGGTGGCGGAAAGCCGGGTGGCGGAAAACCTGGCGGATCAGGTAAAAATCAAAAGGACGACAAAAAATCTAAAAACGATTAGACGGATATAATAAAGGGATCTCATTAAAAACGAGATCCCTTTTTACTGTCTATACATCCTTGTAGACTACTTTCCCATCGACGATTGTATACACTGCTTTACCTGTCAGTGTTTGTCCGGCATAGGGCGTATTTCGTGAGCGCGAGAGGAAGCGTTCAGGATTGACGATCCATTCTTTTCCGGGATCGATAATAGTTATATCTGCCGGGAATCCTTCCTGCAACGAACCGGCGTTGAGAGATAAAATCTGAGCCGGCCGGGTAGACATGGCCCGAATCAACTGCGTCCACTTGAGATGTTTTTCCTTGATCAGGTAAGTACTGCATACTCCCAGCGAAGTTTCCAGACCGATTACTCCATTGGGAGCGAGATCGAATTCGACATCCTTGCTTTCATGCGAATGAGGTGCGTGGTCGGAAGCGATGCAGTCCAGTGTGCCGTCCAGAAGTCCCTTTATCAGGGCCCTGACATCAGTCTCTGTCCTGAGCGGGGGGGACATCTTCAGGTTCGGATCAAAGTCTTCAGCAATCAGGTCATCGGTCAATGACAGGTGATGAGGTGTGACTTCCGCTGTGACATTGACATCAGCTTTCTTGGCCTGGCGGATAAGTTCGACAGCTCCGGCGGTGGAGATATGTGCGAAATGAATGCGTCCTCCGGTGTAACGGGCCAGAAGCAGATCGCGTGAGACACAGACTTCTTCGGATACAAACGGCACGCCTTTCATGCCGAGTCGCATTGAGGTATATCCTTCGTTCATGACACCATCGCCCGAAAGCGAGAGATCCTCGGGATGTTCGATAACCGGAATCTTGAACATACGGGCGTAATCGAATGCCTTGCGCATCATTTCAGCCGACTGCACCGGGTAACCGTCATCGGTCAATGCGATCGCGCCGGCCGCTACGACCTCACCGATTTCCGCCAGTTCTTTGCCCTTTTGTCCCTTCGTGATGGCAGAGATCGGGTAAACCCGGACAGGGGCCTGGCGGGCTCGACTGAGGATGAACTTGACAGTTTCCTGGTTGTCGATTGTTGGGGTTGTATTGGGCATACAACAGATCGTGGTAAAACCACCTGCCGCGGCCGCCTCCGAGCCGGTCTGGATGGTCTCCAGTTTTTCCTTGCCGGGTTCGCGCAGGTGCACATGCATATCTATCAAACCGGGGGATATAATCATGCCTGTTGCATCTATAAATTCGCCCGGCTCCATCTGTTTGAGGTCTTCGGTGGTCAGCAGTTGTTTGGTCTCAACACGTGAGACATTACCTTTCTCTATATACAGGTCTGCTTTCTTGTCGATGTCGGCAGAGGGATCGACCAGTTGACCGCCTGCGATCACTTTAAGTCTTGCCATATTAATTCTCCTCCCCTCCCTGAAGCAGGTACAGGACGGCCATTCTGACTGCCACGCCGTTGGTGACCTGTTCCAGGATTATCGATGAATCGCCGTCGGCAACTTCGGAGGATATTTCTACTCCCCGGTTCATTGGACCCGGGTGCATTACGGTGTAGTTTTTATTGAGCAGTTTAAGGCGTTCGCGGGTCAGCCCGAAGAGAGTCGTGTACTCGCGCAATGAAGGCAGGAGTCCGGCCTGCTGGCGTTCACGCTGAAGCCTGAGAACATTGACGACATCAGCGCCATGCAGAGCTTCGTCAAGGTCCGAATAGACATCCACGCCCATCTTTTCAACCTCCTGCGGCAAAAGGGTCGTGGGTCCGCAAACTGCCACCGACGCCCCCATGGTTTTAAGACCCCAGATATTCGAGCGGGCCACGCGAGAATGCAAAATATCGCCGACAATCACGATCCGCAGGCCATCCAGTTTGCCATAGCGTGCATGAATGGAATACATATCCAAAAGAGCCTGGGTGGGATGTTCATGAGCTCCGTCTCCTGCATTTATGATAGTTGAGGAGGCGAATTTTGTCAGGAAATGGGGTGCACCGACTGAGGAGTGTCTCATGACGATCATATCGATTTTGAGCGCTTCTATGTTGCGCACCGTGTCTTTCAGGCTTTCACCTTTGGCGACCGATGAGCCCTTGGCCGCGAAATTAATCGTGTCGGCAGACAGCCTTTTTTCAGCCAGCTCGAATGACAGCCGGGTGCGAGTCGAGGGTTCATAGAACAGGTTGACCACCGTGACACCGCGCAGGGGAGGGACCTTTTTGACAGGCCGTTCGATTACTTCCCTGAATGAGCGGGTGGTGTTCAGAATCAATTCGATATCCTCCCGGCTGACATTCTCCAGCCCGAGAAGGTGATTGATCTTCAAGCCCATAGTCACTCTCCCTTCTTACCGGGCTGACCGCCCTGTGGTTTTGAAATTATCGAAACTGAGTCCTCGCCGTCTATCTCTTTTAACTTGACGAGCACATCGTCATCTTTCGAAGTCGGCAGGTTTTTGCCGACAAAATCCGGTTTGATCGGCAGTTCACGATGCCCGCGGTCGACTAAAACCGCCAGGCGGATCGCGCGAGGCCGTCCGAAATCAGAGAGCTGGTTGAGTGCGGCCCGGATCGTACGGCCGGTAAACAGAACGTCATCGACAAGGATCACGATCTTGTCCTCGAGGTCGAAAAGAATTTCGGTTCGTTTGACTTCGGGGCGTTCCAGCTTGATATGGATATCATCGCGGTAGAAATTGATATCCATGTAACCGACCGGCAGGTCGATATCTTCGATCTGTTTGATCATGCCGGCCAGCCTGTCCGCCAGGTCATCGCCGCGAGTGCGTATGCCGATCAGTGCCACCCGCGAGATATCCGGTTGTCGTTCCAAAATCTCATGGGCGATACGCATCAGGGCGCGCTTGATTTGAGTTGCGCTCAAAACCTGCAGGGGTTCGGTGTTTGGCAAGAAACTACCTCCTGAAAAAATATCCTCCACCAAATGGAAGTGTGTTATCCGATTGATTGTATAATTCGTACTGATGATGTGAATTCAAGCTGGTCATGTTCCTTTTCCGGTCTCACCGGGCCGGCTTTAAAAGGTTAAAGTTCGCGAGGAAAATAGCGGTGGTCAACTGATCTGTCAAGCCTAAAATTTTTGAAAACCTTCCCGACCAACTTGCGGTTAAAGTAACTCCAAGCCGACATTCGGATTGATGCTTGATAAATAAAAAAAAATGCGCATATTTGGAAATATCAGATTGTTACTTGTAAAACGGATAAACAGGATATCATATATAAGGAGGAGGAAATTGATCAGGAAACTGCTTTTGAGTGCATTCGTATGCGGATTGATTTTTAGTTTCGCTTGTGGCGGGGGAGAGGATTCTGCTGAAGGTACCACGCAGGAAACGATCCCGCAGGAAACACCTGATATGGAAGCTGAACAATCCGAGCAGGCCAAACTCAATAATCCGGAATTTTTTGCCACCCGTCCCGACGCGGAAGAGAGAAGAAAACAAGCAGAACGCGAACCGGGACGCGGACCTGAAATCGAGTTCGCTGAGCTCGAACCCGGCACTTGTGCTTACTATGCTTTTTGGTTCAGCGAATACTTCACTTCTGCTGACAGCGCCGAGGCGATATCGCTCTGCACGCCGGAGATGGCCCAGAAAGTGCGCGCTTACTTCCAGCAACCTCGCCGATATGATTTTATCAAGCATAATAAGTCCCAGGGCTATACGGTAGTGTCGGTCAGCACAGTTGAGCGCGAAGAACTGGCGGATACCTGCCTGGCCTGTGTGACCGCGCAATTTATGGGACAGACACGCGATGAATGCATCTATAAATTCGTTCCGCAGGGAGATGAGTGGGTGCTGGCGGACTGGATCGTAAGGCAGTAAAAAACTGCAAGTTAAATCAAGTTAAATATTCGGGCGGTCTCAAGCTTGTGCTTGACGCCGCCTTTTTTATTAGGCATATTCTGAAAATTATGGCCAGTCGCAGCACTCGAAAAACCTTATTCGATATCCTCAAATGGATCATTATCGCAGTAATACTTTATTTCATCATCCGCCAGGTCATAACCCAATGGGAACAGGTAAAAAATTACCACTGGCAGATCGACTGGCTGTACCTTGTGCTGTCTTTGTTTATGCTTGCCGGCGGTCTGTTCTTCAAAAGTTTTCTGTGGTCGGAGGTGCTGAAGTCATTCGATACATACCTGCCACCACTGCGAGCTTTTCGGGTCGCTTATCTTTCAAATCTGGGACGGTACGTACCTGGTAAGATAGTCCAGTTCGTGGGTATTATCTACCTCGCCAAAAAAGAGGGTGTGCGCGAAGATGTCGCCCTGGCCTCATTTGCGCTGATCCAGATGTTCGATATCCCCAGCGGACTGATCCTGATCGTGACTTATCTTTTGATCATGGGTATTTCGTTTTCGACTTTCAGCGCCTATTCATCGGTTTTGATAGCAGTCGGGATTGTTTCCCTGGCATCGCTTGTAATTATTCTGACTCCTTCGCTTTTATCGAAGACGCTCAATATCGGCCTGCGTTTGCTCAAACAACCGGCGATAAATTTCAGCCTGCAAAAAAAGACTGGCTTTAAAATTCTGTTTTTATATTTTGTGGCCTGGAACATAATGGGAGCCGCCTTTTACTTTTTTCTGCGGGCGGTTACCTCAATCCCGGACAATTTTTTCGGTCAGGCGTGTGTTATATTTTCTGCTTCATACCTGATCGGATACCTGGCGCTGTTCGCTCCGGGCGGGATTGGCGTCAGAGAAGGAGTTATGGGACTGTTGCTGGCACAGATTGGCGGGCTGGCAACGCCGGTCGCGCTGGCGGTCGGACTTGCGGCAAGGCTATGGTTTCTGGTTGCCGAGTTGTCAGTCTCGGTGATGGCATTATTAGTGGGGTCAAAAAAGTAAATGGCTAAAAAGAAAAAGAAAATCAAAGAGCAGAAAAGTCAGCCAAAAATTAAACCCGCGGGTAAATCTTTTCTCGAGGAATTGTTCGAAAGCAATTTCTACGTTCTTTACTATGCGGTATTTATTTTCATACTGACTGTCATTCTATTCAGCGAATTCGTTTTTTCCGGGCAGATGCTGTTCTCCTCGGACACCATCAATGCCGGCCTGTTCTTCCGGAATTTCCCGATGGAGTATTTCCGCGAACATGGCGCAATCCCGCTCTGGAATCCTTATATCTTTTGCGGGATGCCGTTTGTGGACGCATTTCACGGCGATATCTTTTACCCTATATCATTCGTCTTTAAGCTGATTCTACCGACCCCGATCGCGTTTGGCTGGTCGCTGATCTTCCATGTTTTTCTGGCAGGATTATTTATGTACCTCTGTGCGCGGGGATTCGGGATGTCGAAGCTGGCGGCGACAATTGCCGGCATATTCTACATGTTTGCCCCGTATCTGGTTTCGATGGTTCAGCCGGGTCATGACGGCAAGATGTATGTTACGGCGCTGTTGCCTTTGGCGATGCTGTTTCTGGAAAGAGGGATGAACCGCGGGAAGCTTCTGGACTTCACCTTGCTGGGGGCCATGATAGGAATGATCATCATCACGCCTCACCCGCAGATGTCATATTTCTCGTTGTGGGCGCTGGGATTCTATGCCGTCTTCAGGTTGATTATGAAACTCATCGATGACAGAAATATAATGGTTTTGATCAAGCCCGCTGTCTTTTTCATGCTGGCGGTGATACTGGGACTGGGTGTTTCGGCGATACAGTTTTATCCCGGTTATCGCTATGTCAAGGAATTCTCACCGCGTGCTCATGGGGAAGATGAGGACGCTATGAAAGAACGGGAGCGCTGGATGTATGCCACCAGCTGGTCGATGAACGCCGAAGAGCTGGCCGCGCAGGTGATCCCGAATTTCTGTGGCACCGATGCCCGCGGTGCGGTCGAGGGTGATCAGACTCCGCCGACTTACTGGGGCA is a window from the Candidatus Zixiibacteriota bacterium genome containing:
- a CDS encoding amidohydrolase family protein; this translates as MARLKVIAGGQLVDPSADIDKKADLYIEKGNVSRVETKQLLTTEDLKQMEPGEFIDATGMIISPGLIDMHVHLREPGKEKLETIQTGSEAAAAGGFTTICCMPNTTPTIDNQETVKFILSRARQAPVRVYPISAITKGQKGKELAEIGEVVAAGAIALTDDGYPVQSAEMMRKAFDYARMFKIPVIEHPEDLSLSGDGVMNEGYTSMRLGMKGVPFVSEEVCVSRDLLLARYTGGRIHFAHISTAGAVELIRQAKKADVNVTAEVTPHHLSLTDDLIAEDFDPNLKMSPPLRTETDVRALIKGLLDGTLDCIASDHAPHSHESKDVEFDLAPNGVIGLETSLGVCSTYLIKEKHLKWTQLIRAMSTRPAQILSLNAGSLQEGFPADITIIDPGKEWIVNPERFLSRSRNTPYAGQTLTGKAVYTIVDGKVVYKDV
- a CDS encoding aspartate carbamoyltransferase catalytic subunit encodes the protein MGLKINHLLGLENVSREDIELILNTTRSFREVIERPVKKVPPLRGVTVVNLFYEPSTRTRLSFELAEKRLSADTINFAAKGSSVAKGESLKDTVRNIEALKIDMIVMRHSSVGAPHFLTKFASSTIINAGDGAHEHPTQALLDMYSIHARYGKLDGLRIVIVGDILHSRVARSNIWGLKTMGASVAVCGPTTLLPQEVEKMGVDVYSDLDEALHGADVVNVLRLQRERQQAGLLPSLREYTTLFGLTRERLKLLNKNYTVMHPGPMNRGVEISSEVADGDSSIILEQVTNGVAVRMAVLYLLQGGEEN
- the pyrR gene encoding bifunctional pyr operon transcriptional regulator/uracil phosphoribosyltransferase PyrR encodes the protein MRIAHEILERQPDISRVALIGIRTRGDDLADRLAGMIKQIEDIDLPVGYMDINFYRDDIHIKLERPEVKRTEILFDLEDKIVILVDDVLFTGRTIRAALNQLSDFGRPRAIRLAVLVDRGHRELPIKPDFVGKNLPTSKDDDVLVKLKEIDGEDSVSIISKPQGGQPGKKGE